A genomic stretch from Heterodontus francisci isolate sHetFra1 chromosome 23, sHetFra1.hap1, whole genome shotgun sequence includes:
- the LOC137382983 gene encoding protein FAM216A: protein MIQLHPGLNIGQKRYLYSIANIYSTDHMHRLMQRQHLNMLLHRTQLGYISPRECQKYTDYLTKQSQKETWKQSSSRSSTAQSSVKQSLTLQAGGALSLPIIGDSNQRLYCRAPTKVNFKAKRAQVQLNRSEEIQKK, encoded by the exons CATCCAGGCTTGAATATAGGGCAGAAGCGATATCTATATAGTATTGCTAACATCTACAGCACAGATCACATGCACAGGCTGATGCAGAGACAGCATCTAAACATGTTGCTACATCGTACCCAGCTTG GATATATAAGCCCACGTGAATGTCAGAAGTACACTGATTATCTCACAAAACAGTCCCAAAAAGAAACATGGAAGCAAAGCAGTAGCAGGTCATCAACAGCTCAAAGCTCCGTAAAGCAGTCACTAACCTTACAGGCTGGAGGAGCACTTTCCCTCCCCATCATAGGGGACAGCAACCAGAG GTTGTATTGTAGAGCCCCAACCAAAGTAAACTTTAAAGCTAAAAGAGCCCAAGTGCAGCTCAATCGAAGTGAAGAAATCCAAAAG aaatgA